The nucleotide sequence TTTGATGGCTGAAATTCGTCAGTCTATTGAAGACTCGCGTTTTGAAGAGTTTGTACACGAATTCTACGAACGTATTGGAAAACCCGTCCCACCGCTAAATGGCAGTGCGACTAAGTGTGAATAATGTATACGAGAAAGCCCAATTCTGTGTATGATATTGGGCTTATAACTTGAATATCGTCGATATCGACAACAATGAGGAAAAGTGAATGAGTTTTTTCATTTCTGATGCTGTTGCTTCTGCTGGACAAGCAGCACCTGAAGCTAGCTTTATGTCTATTTTACCGATGTTAGTGATCTTTATTCTGATTTTCTATTTTATGATCCTACGTCCACAGCAAAAACGTACTAAAGAACATCGTAAACTGATGGATTCTATTGGTAAAGGTGATGAAGTTTTAACGACTGGTGGTTTAATTGGTCGTGTTGTTAAGGTTTCAGATAACGGCTATATCGTTGTTGCTCTGAATGAAACAACTGAAGTAACTATCAAACGTGACTTTGTTGCCGCTGTATTACCTAAAGGCACAATGAAAGCTATTTAATAACATTTCCCCAAAGGGAAAAGGGAACTGCCGTGCTAAACCGTTATCCTTTGTGGAAGTACCTGATGTTGATAGCCGCTATCCTCATCGGTCTGCTTTACGCACTTCCTAACCTATATGGTGAGGATCCGGCTGTTCAAATCACTGGCGCGCGGGGAACCGCCGCCAATGAGCAAACACTGGATCAAGTTCGATCTTTATTAGATAAAGAAAAAATTGAAGCGAAATCTATTGCACTTGAAAATGGTGCGATTTTGGCTCGTTTCGGTAACCCTGATATTCAGTTACGTGCCCGCGAAGTGTTGTTGCCTGCATTAGGTGACCAGTTCATTGTTGCACTTAACCTTGCACCGGCAACACCAAAATGGTTAGAAGCCATTGGCGGTGAGCCGATGAAACTGGGGTTAGACTTACGTGGTGGTGTTCACTTCTTGATGGAAGTCGATATGGAAACCGCGTTAGGTAAACTTCAGGAACAAAATGTTGAAAGTCTACGTACATTATTACGTGACGAAGGCATTCCGTATTCATCTATCCGTAAAACGGATAACTATGGTGTTGAAATCCGTTTTCGTAATTCGGATGATCGCGCTAAAGCTTCAGATTACCTAACTCGTCGTAATCAAGATCTCATTTTTAGAGATGGCGCAAATAACTCGTTAAGAGCTATTTTTACTGACGAACGTTTACGTGATGCGCGTACTTATGCAGTGCAGCAAAACATCACTATCTTACGTAATCGTGTTAACCAGTTAGGTGTTGCAGAGCCATTAGTTCAACGTCAAGGCGCTGACCGAATTGTTGTTGAATTACCAGGCATCCAAGATACCGCTCGCGCTAAAGAAATTTTAGGTGCGACAGCAACATTAGAATTCCGCTTAGTCAATACCACTGTTGATCCTTCTGCTTTAGAAACTGGTCGTATTCCGGGTGACTCAGAAGTGAAATATACCCGTGAAGGTATGCCAACCATTCTCTATAAACGCGTTATTTTAACGGGTGACCACATTACTGACTCAACTTCTCAAGCTGATGAATATGGTCAACCTCAAGTGAATATTTCACTTGATAGCGCGGGTGGTTCTATCATGTCTAACTTTACGAAAGACAACGTCGGTAAACCGATGGCAACATTGTTCGTAGAGTATAAAGACAGCGGTAAACGTGATGAAAATGACCGAGCTGTATTAGTTAAAAGTGAAGAAGTGATCAACGTTGCGAATATTCAAAGTCGTTTAGGAAATAGCTTCCGTATTACGGGTATTTCAAATGCGAATGAAGCACGTCAATTGTCTCTGTTATTACGTGCTGGTGCGTTGATTGCACCTATTCAAATCGTTGAAGAAAGAACGATTGGTCCAACTTTGGGTCTACAAAATATTACCCAAGGTTTAGAAGCGTGTTTATGGGGTCTGATTGCGTCTGTTGCCTTTATGATAATTTATTATCGTAAATTTGGTGTGATTGCGAGTACTGCATTAATGGCAA is from Proteus columbae and encodes:
- the yajC gene encoding preprotein translocase subunit YajC, which produces MSFFISDAVASAGQAAPEASFMSILPMLVIFILIFYFMILRPQQKRTKEHRKLMDSIGKGDEVLTTGGLIGRVVKVSDNGYIVVALNETTEVTIKRDFVAAVLPKGTMKAI
- the secD gene encoding protein translocase subunit SecD translates to MLNRYPLWKYLMLIAAILIGLLYALPNLYGEDPAVQITGARGTAANEQTLDQVRSLLDKEKIEAKSIALENGAILARFGNPDIQLRAREVLLPALGDQFIVALNLAPATPKWLEAIGGEPMKLGLDLRGGVHFLMEVDMETALGKLQEQNVESLRTLLRDEGIPYSSIRKTDNYGVEIRFRNSDDRAKASDYLTRRNQDLIFRDGANNSLRAIFTDERLRDARTYAVQQNITILRNRVNQLGVAEPLVQRQGADRIVVELPGIQDTARAKEILGATATLEFRLVNTTVDPSALETGRIPGDSEVKYTREGMPTILYKRVILTGDHITDSTSQADEYGQPQVNISLDSAGGSIMSNFTKDNVGKPMATLFVEYKDSGKRDENDRAVLVKSEEVINVANIQSRLGNSFRITGISNANEARQLSLLLRAGALIAPIQIVEERTIGPTLGLQNITQGLEACLWGLIASVAFMIIYYRKFGVIASTALMANLVLIVGVMSLLPGATLTMPGIAGIVLTLAVAVDANVLINERIKEELRNGRSVQQAIHEGYKGAFSSIIDANLTTLITAVILYAVGTGSIKGFAITTAIGVATSMFTAIVGTRAIVNLLYGGKRVKKLSI